Proteins encoded within one genomic window of Oryza glaberrima chromosome 12, OglaRS2, whole genome shotgun sequence:
- the LOC127757158 gene encoding BEL1-like homeodomain protein 1 produces MAAYFTGGGAGTDVVQAAGTDGLQTLYLMNPSYVGFTDAAAAPGGGAAAANMVFLNSAVSTLTPASFGHHHQPTPAAQHFVGIPLQSGYNLWGPDATGGNDVSPPRHGAQQQAPAAAGTSAAAVSPVLSLSSREAAPPVTVAAAAAAAVPGGTDQEKVVMRSRYLKAAQELLDEAVSVSKGAATAVKKKEDSEGGVSGGGGGAEDGGGSKSGAAAEMSMAERQELQMKKSKLLNMLDEVEQRYRQYHRQMQGVAAAFEAAAGAGSATTYTSLALRTISRQFRCLRDAIAAQVRAASRGLGEDCGDDEGGGGGGRTTVGSRLRFIDHQLRQQRAMQQLGMVHAAAAGGAAGGGWRPQRGLPERAVSVLRAWLFEHFLHPYPKDSDKVMLAKQTGLTRSQVSNWFINARVRLWKPMVEEMYAEETKAKEEEEEEHDAAAAAAGDRGGVAEQAPSKPDDSAGIGMSSSSPAAAASRSVGVHAGDQHAQASFYGGGGGGDDPFQCRIKKARTTTADEPAAAAAFHVSGEAAVSHRELLMKFTEAGGEGVRTGHPHVNDDDDDVPGGAGGYSLFTAAQYGHQFGSDHFAFAGHGGGGGGGVSLTLGLPHGADQTPASFLMGAGAGSDGGGAPVTTAGYDMNMQSTKSLAAQLMRDFVA; encoded by the exons ATGGCGGCGTacttcaccggcggcggcgccggcaccgaCGTCGTCCAGGCCGCCGGCACCGACGGCCTGCAGACGCTCTACCTCATGAACCCCAGCTACGTCGGCTTCacggacgccgccgcggcgcccggcggcggcgccgccgccgccaacatgGTGTTCCTCAACTCGGCGGTGAGCACCCTCACGCCGGCGAGcttcggccaccaccaccagccgaCACCGGCGGCGCAGCACTTCGTCGGCATCCCTCTCCAGTCGGGGTACAACCTGTGGGGCCCTGACGCCACCGGCGGCAACGACGTGTCGCCGCCACGCCACGGCGCCCAGCAGCAAGCGCCAGCAGCAGCtggcacgtcggcggcggcggtcagcCCCGTGCTGAGCCTGTCGTCGCgtgaggcggcgccgccggtcaccgtggccgccgccgccgccgccgccgtccccggcgGCACGGACCAGGAGAAGGTGGTGATGCGCTCCAGGTACCTGAAGGCGGCGCAGGAGCTGCTCGACGAGGCGGTGAGCGTCAGCAagggcgccgcgacggcggtgaagaagaaggaggactCGGAGGGCGGCGtgtccggtggcggcggcggtgcggaggacggtggcggcagcaagagcggcgccgccgccgagatgtCGATGGCGGAGCGGCAGGAGCTGCAGATGAAGAAGAGCAAGCTACTGAACATGCTCGACGAG GTGGAGCAGCGGTACAGGCAGTACCACCGGCAGATgcagggggtggcggcggcgttcgaggcggcggcgggggccgggTCGGCGACGACTTACACGTCGCTGGCGCTGCGCACCATCTCGCGGCAGTTCCGGTGCCTCCGCGACGCCATCGCGGCGCAGGTCAGGGCGGCGAGCCGGGGGCTCGGGGAGGactgcggcgacgacgagggcggcggcggcggcgggaggacgacggTGGGGTCGCGGCTGCGGTTCATCGACCATCAGCTCCGGCAGCAGCGCGCGATGCAGCAGCTTGGCAtggtgcacgccgccgccgccggtggcgccgccggcggcgggtggcggccgcAGCGTGGCCTCCCCGAGCGCGCCGTCTCCGTCCTCCGCGCTTGGCTCTTCGAGCATTTCCTCCACCC ATACCCCAAGGATTCGGACAAGGTCATGCTCGCCAAGCAAACAGGCCTCACCAGGAGCCAG GTGTCGAACTGGTTCATCAACGCGAGGGTGAGGCTGTGGAAGCCAATGGTGGAGGAGATGTACGCCGAGGAGACCAaggccaaggaggaggaggaggaggagcacgacgcggcggcggccgccgccggcgaccgtggcggcgtggcggagCAGGCTCCGAGTAAACCGGACGACAGTGCTGGCATTggcatgtcgtcgtcgtcgccggcggcggcggcgtccaggtCAGTTGGTGTGCACGCCGGAGACCAGCACGCTCAGGCGAGcttctacggcggcggcggcggcggcgacgatccgTTCCAGTGCAGGATCAAGaaggcgaggacgacgacggcggacgagccggcggcggccgcggcgttcCACGtctccggcgaggccgccgtGAGCCACCGGGAGCTGCTAATGAAGTTcacggaggccggcggcgagggcgtgaGAACGGGCCACCCGCAcgtcaacgacgacgacgacgacgtccctggcggcgccggcgggtacTCGCTGTTCACGGCGGCGCAGTACGGGCATCAGTTCGGCTCGGACCATTTCGCATTCGccgggcacggcggcggaggcggcggcggcgtgtcgcTCACGCTCGGCCTCCCGCACGGCGCCGACCAGACGCCGGCGTCGTTTCTcatgggcgccggcgccggcagcgacggcggcggcgcgccggtgaCGACGGCCGGCTACGACATGAACATGCAGAGCACCAAGTCGTTGGCTGCTCAGCTCATGAGAGACTTCGTGGCATAG